A genomic segment from Patescibacteria group bacterium encodes:
- the nrdR gene encoding transcriptional repressor NrdR, translating to MRCPDCGYLDSKVIESRDLEDGAQIRRRRQCLKCSFRFTTYERTEQPRLTIIKKDGRREPFDRQKLAGGLYRACEKRPVAASQLEETINQIERELRSLGEPEVSVERIGELAMDHLLELDDVAYVRFASVYRSFTDVESFEAELARLKRRPLKR from the coding sequence ATGAGATGCCCAGATTGTGGTTACTTAGATTCTAAGGTGATTGAGTCGCGCGACTTAGAGGACGGCGCTCAAATCCGCCGTCGGCGTCAGTGTCTAAAGTGTAGCTTTCGTTTTACCACCTACGAACGAACCGAACAGCCTCGACTGACCATTATAAAGAAGGACGGCCGCCGTGAGCCATTTGATCGTCAAAAGCTGGCTGGCGGGCTGTACCGGGCTTGCGAAAAGCGTCCGGTTGCCGCTTCGCAGCTTGAGGAAACCATCAACCAGATTGAGCGTGAACTTCGTTCGCTGGGGGAGCCGGAGGTGTCGGTGGAGCGAATTGGCGAGCTGGCCATGGATCACTTGCTGGAGCTTGATGACGTGGCTTATGTCCGCTTTGCTAGCGTGTATCGCTCCTTTACCGATGTGGAGTCGTTTGAAGCCGAACTGGCTAGACTAAAGCGCCGTCCATTAAAAAGATAG